The Nitrospirota bacterium genome has a window encoding:
- a CDS encoding ATP phosphoribosyltransferase yields the protein MKQTKKILRLGLPKGSLQEATLKLFRKAGYHVAVSGRSYYPIFDDVEIESMLIRAQEMARYVESGIIDCGLTGYDWIMEQNADIKEVAELTYAKEGLKPVRWVVAVPNDSKIKTIKDLNGKRIATELVGFTKRYLKANKIKAEVDFSWGATEVKPPHLADAIVELTETGSSLRANNLRIVETILQSSTRFISNKKAWQNRWKQQKMENLVMLLKGALAAEEKVGMKMNVKQTDLKRLLTILPAMHSPTISALSDSGWYDLDVVIDERKVRELIPRLKKAGASGIVEYRLNKVIP from the coding sequence ATGAAACAAACAAAGAAAATTCTCAGGCTTGGCCTGCCGAAAGGAAGCCTGCAGGAAGCGACCTTAAAGCTTTTCAGAAAGGCAGGCTATCATGTGGCTGTGTCCGGCCGCTCTTACTATCCGATATTCGATGATGTGGAGATAGAGTCCATGCTGATCAGGGCGCAGGAAATGGCCCGGTACGTTGAAAGCGGCATTATCGACTGCGGTCTCACAGGATATGACTGGATCATGGAACAGAACGCTGACATAAAAGAGGTCGCTGAACTGACGTATGCAAAGGAAGGGCTGAAACCGGTCCGTTGGGTCGTTGCTGTCCCCAATGATTCAAAAATCAAGACCATTAAGGACCTCAACGGCAAGAGAATAGCGACTGAACTTGTAGGCTTCACAAAGCGATACCTGAAGGCGAACAAGATCAAGGCAGAGGTAGATTTTTCGTGGGGCGCCACGGAAGTGAAGCCCCCTCATCTCGCTGATGCTATCGTTGAACTGACCGAGACAGGGTCTTCTCTTCGCGCAAACAATCTCAGGATTGTCGAGACGATACTCCAGTCAAGCACTCGCTTCATCTCAAACAAGAAGGCCTGGCAGAACAGATGGAAGCAGCAGAAGATGGAGAACCTGGTTATGCTTCTTAAAGGGGCGCTTGCTGCAGAGGAAAAGGTCGGCATGAAGATGAACGTTAAACAGACCGACCTGAAACGTCTGCTGACCATTTTGCCGGCTATGCACTCACCCACCATATCGGCCCTTTCTGACAGTGGCTGGTATGATCTCGACGTTGTTATCGATGAAAGAAAGGTCCGCGAACTGATACCAAGACTTAAAAAAGCCGGCGCATCAGGCATTGTTGAATATCGGCTGAACAAGGTAATACCGTAG
- the hisD gene encoding histidinol dehydrogenase, translating into MKIISKSSDLSAFLKKLQSRNVSVSSSVLRTVETILADVRKNGDTAVLKYTQKFDDKKASRLKVSEAEIRKAAGKADPKIIKAFEVSAKRIRRFHEMQKEHSWSFTEGDTILGQAIRPLKRIGAYIPGGKAAYPSTVLMNVIPAQVAGVAEIALCVPAPDGLMNPYVMAAIEMLGVKEVYRIGGAQAVAAFAYGTRSIRKVDKIVGPGNIFVATAKKMVFGIVDIDMVAGPSEILIIADSSTHPAFVAADMLSQAEHDELASSILITDSRRLAEAAAKEIERQLNKLKRKKIAKASLENYGAIIVTKNIKEAVALSNSIAPEHLEIMTKKPIDIVPLIENAGAMFLGPWSPEALGDYSAGPNHTLPTGGTARFSSPLGVYDFYKRSSVLGFTREGFLRLSTVVEAIADIEGLEAHGNTIRVRKEELLT; encoded by the coding sequence ATGAAAATAATAAGCAAGAGCAGCGACCTGTCGGCATTTCTCAAAAAACTGCAATCCCGCAATGTTTCTGTAAGCAGCTCTGTGCTCCGCACGGTGGAGACTATCCTTGCTGATGTCCGTAAAAACGGTGACACGGCGGTCCTGAAATATACCCAAAAGTTTGATGATAAAAAAGCCTCCAGGCTGAAGGTGAGCGAAGCAGAGATCAGGAAGGCAGCAGGGAAGGCTGACCCCAAAATCATCAAGGCCTTCGAGGTCTCGGCAAAACGCATCAGACGGTTCCATGAGATGCAGAAGGAACACTCCTGGTCCTTCACTGAGGGCGACACAATCCTTGGTCAGGCGATTCGGCCCCTCAAAAGAATCGGCGCATATATCCCGGGCGGCAAAGCCGCATATCCCTCAACCGTTCTTATGAATGTCATCCCTGCGCAGGTGGCTGGGGTGGCTGAGATAGCGCTCTGCGTTCCTGCGCCTGACGGGTTGATGAACCCCTATGTCATGGCCGCTATTGAAATGTTAGGCGTAAAAGAGGTCTACCGTATTGGCGGGGCCCAGGCAGTAGCAGCCTTTGCCTACGGCACCAGGAGCATCAGGAAAGTGGACAAAATCGTCGGTCCGGGCAATATCTTTGTTGCAACAGCAAAGAAGATGGTATTTGGGATCGTTGACATAGACATGGTCGCCGGCCCCAGTGAGATTCTTATCATTGCCGACAGCTCAACACACCCGGCGTTCGTGGCAGCAGACATGCTGAGCCAGGCAGAGCATGACGAGCTTGCTTCCTCTATCCTGATTACAGATTCCCGGAGACTTGCCGAGGCAGCAGCAAAAGAGATTGAACGTCAGCTCAACAAGCTGAAGAGAAAAAAGATCGCAAAAGCTTCACTCGAAAACTATGGGGCCATCATTGTTACAAAAAACATCAAGGAAGCCGTTGCGCTCTCAAACTCAATTGCACCTGAACATCTTGAGATCATGACAAAAAAACCGATTGATATTGTGCCGCTGATCGAAAACGCAGGAGCCATGTTCCTTGGCCCCTGGAGTCCTGAGGCGTTAGGGGATTACTCTGCAGGACCTAACCATACGCTTCCCACAGGCGGCACCGCACGCTTCTCGTCACCCCTTGGGGTGTATGACTTTTATAAGCGTTCAAGTGTTCTGGGCTTCACCAGGGAAGGATTTCTTCGTCTTTCCACTGTCGTCGAAGCTATCGCTGATATAGAAGGACTTGAGGCGCATGGGAACACGATTCGTGTGAGGAAAGAAGAACTCTTGACGTAA
- a CDS encoding ferritin-like domain-containing protein, which yields MKKQAIINLLNQDLTGEIEAILIYMRDSFVTPQCRPSREMEEIAKDEMRHAEKLSELIVDLGGIPSMEHRELNFGKGGPKGYLRRLIELEKGAIAMYKDHIAIIPDEKIKKLLTHILHEEEGHLEEFIEQLNEFTV from the coding sequence ATGAAGAAACAGGCCATTATAAACCTTCTGAATCAGGACCTGACCGGTGAAATCGAGGCGATCCTCATCTATATGAGAGACAGTTTTGTAACGCCCCAATGCAGGCCGAGCAGGGAAATGGAAGAGATCGCAAAAGACGAGATGAGGCATGCAGAAAAACTTTCCGAACTGATCGTTGATCTGGGAGGCATACCGTCGATGGAGCACCGTGAGCTGAACTTTGGCAAAGGCGGCCCCAAAGGATATCTTAGGAGACTGATCGAACTCGAAAAAGGTGCCATCGCCATGTACAAGGATCATATTGCGATCATCCCTGATGAGAAGATCAAGAAACTGCTTACGCATATTCTGCATGAAGAGGAAGGACACCTCGAAGAATTCATTGAGCAGCTGAATGAATTCACCGTTTAG
- a CDS encoding insulinase family protein has protein sequence MKKIVKHFIIMLLAIFLASQASGSPLAEKDILSNNMVLLHAERKALPIVTIVMAVRAGSVVEPSDKAGLAYLTAALLSEGTQKRTSRQISEAIEFVGGSLSASAGADYTTISLSVLKKDIDLGFDLLSDILMNPAFNEEELKRKKRITRNWLIQQNEEPGALASIAFSKAVFGEHPYARQVQGTIESLDLISRQDIIDFHASFFAPNNAIMSVVGDISRDELKALLDRHLGQWEEKNIPSIPLPGIRAKNNPTVIKTNKDLTQSNIIIGHLGISRDNPDYYAVSVMNYILGGGGFASRLMDNIRDNKGLAYDVHSFFSASRFSGSFQAGLQTKNESANAAIDEVLREMERIKAEPVSDRELQDAKSYLTGSFPLRIDSNSKIAGFALAVEFNSLGMDYVDKYPSLINAVTQEDILRVAKKYLDTKNYVLVVIGNLEKAKLKY, from the coding sequence ATGAAAAAAATTGTTAAACATTTCATTATCATGCTGCTTGCTATTTTTCTTGCATCTCAGGCATCCGGCAGTCCTTTGGCTGAAAAGGATATACTTTCAAACAACATGGTCCTTCTCCATGCAGAGCGAAAGGCACTGCCGATTGTCACAATCGTCATGGCAGTCAGGGCCGGAAGCGTTGTCGAACCTTCTGACAAGGCGGGGCTCGCATATCTGACTGCAGCGCTTTTGAGTGAAGGAACACAAAAAAGAACATCACGGCAGATCAGTGAAGCAATTGAATTTGTGGGCGGTTCGCTCAGCGCCTCAGCAGGTGCTGACTATACCACAATCTCCCTTTCAGTCCTGAAGAAGGACATTGATCTTGGTTTTGATCTCCTCTCTGACATACTGATGAACCCTGCCTTTAACGAAGAGGAGCTAAAGAGAAAGAAAAGGATCACCAGGAACTGGCTCATCCAGCAAAACGAAGAGCCCGGCGCTCTTGCCTCTATCGCTTTTTCAAAGGCTGTGTTTGGGGAGCATCCCTATGCAAGGCAGGTACAGGGAACCATTGAGTCCCTTGACCTGATCAGCAGGCAGGACATTATTGACTTTCATGCCTCCTTCTTTGCACCAAACAACGCGATCATGTCTGTCGTAGGCGACATCAGCAGGGATGAATTGAAGGCTCTCCTGGACAGGCATTTAGGCCAATGGGAAGAAAAAAACATCCCTTCAATACCCCTTCCCGGTATCCGCGCAAAAAATAATCCGACCGTTATCAAAACAAACAAGGACCTCACCCAGTCAAACATTATCATTGGACATCTCGGCATAAGCCGTGACAACCCCGACTACTACGCAGTGTCTGTTATGAACTACATTTTGGGGGGCGGCGGGTTTGCATCGCGCCTTATGGACAATATCCGCGACAACAAGGGTCTTGCATATGATGTGCACAGCTTCTTTTCTGCAAGCAGGTTCAGCGGCAGTTTCCAGGCAGGCCTCCAGACAAAAAATGAGTCTGCAAATGCTGCTATCGACGAAGTCCTCAGGGAAATGGAGCGCATTAAAGCAGAACCTGTGAGTGACAGGGAGCTTCAGGATGCGAAATCATATCTTACCGGAAGTTTCCCCCTGCGCATTGACTCTAACAGCAAAATAGCAGGCTTTGCTCTTGCTGTGGAGTTTAACAGCCTTGGGATGGATTATGTTGATAAGTATCCTTCCCTCATCAATGCGGTCACTCAGGAGGATATCCTCAGGGTGGCAAAGAAATATCTCGATACGAAGAATTATGTCCTCGTTGTTATCGGCAACCTGGAAAAAGCAAAGCTTAAATACTGA
- a CDS encoding insulinase family protein gives MLDNGLKVLIVEDHKAPTATFQIWYRVGSLNEKTGKTGLSHLLEHMMFKGTKNHGPKTFSQTIQRSGGTDNAFTSKDYTGYFELLASDRISLPIELEADRMQNLILTKESVLSERDVVMEERRMRYEDDPQNFVMEEVFAAAFKNHSYRWPVIGWMSDLKTLNPDDLVSHYRTYYAPNNAVIIVVGDVNQREILAKIKAAFGSIPAGPPIPAITVEEDEQKGERRIYVKKEAELPYLLSVYKAPNITHADGFALDVLGSILSDGKSSRLYRSLVYEKQIAVSAWAGYEGLYKAPFLFFSGATAGQGKKIEDVEKAMFEEIEKIKNELPSAQEVQKAKNQVEASFIMQQDSIYMQAKTIGSFEMTVGWKFIDKYLEGIRKVTPEDVSRAAKKYLIDEQKTTGILIPLAKGVAQ, from the coding sequence ATGCTCGACAACGGCCTCAAGGTCCTGATCGTCGAGGACCACAAAGCTCCGACAGCCACATTCCAGATCTGGTATAGGGTAGGCTCACTCAATGAGAAGACCGGCAAGACCGGCCTGAGTCATCTGCTTGAGCATATGATGTTCAAGGGAACAAAAAATCACGGGCCCAAGACATTTTCCCAGACCATTCAGCGGTCAGGCGGCACAGATAATGCGTTTACGTCAAAGGACTATACCGGATATTTCGAACTTCTTGCATCTGACCGCATCAGCCTGCCGATCGAGCTTGAGGCGGACCGCATGCAGAACCTTATCCTGACAAAGGAGTCAGTGCTTTCAGAACGCGATGTAGTAATGGAAGAGCGCAGAATGCGCTATGAGGATGACCCGCAGAACTTTGTGATGGAAGAAGTCTTTGCTGCTGCGTTTAAAAACCATTCCTATCGCTGGCCTGTTATCGGCTGGATGTCTGACCTGAAAACGCTCAACCCTGATGACCTTGTCAGTCATTACAGGACATATTATGCACCGAACAACGCAGTGATCATAGTAGTTGGAGACGTAAATCAGCGGGAGATCCTGGCCAAAATAAAGGCAGCCTTCGGCAGCATCCCTGCAGGGCCTCCAATTCCGGCAATAACCGTCGAAGAGGACGAGCAGAAAGGGGAGCGCAGGATTTATGTAAAAAAAGAAGCTGAACTCCCTTATCTCCTTTCGGTCTATAAGGCTCCGAATATTACCCATGCGGATGGATTTGCCCTTGATGTGTTAGGCAGCATTCTTTCGGATGGGAAGAGCTCCAGACTTTATCGCTCGCTTGTTTATGAGAAGCAGATAGCCGTATCTGCATGGGCTGGGTACGAGGGTCTTTATAAGGCTCCCTTTCTCTTCTTCTCTGGGGCAACGGCAGGCCAGGGCAAAAAGATAGAGGATGTTGAAAAGGCCATGTTTGAGGAAATTGAAAAGATCAAAAACGAGCTTCCTTCAGCCCAGGAAGTCCAGAAGGCAAAGAACCAGGTCGAGGCATCGTTCATCATGCAGCAGGATTCGATTTACATGCAGGCTAAAACGATCGGCTCATTTGAGATGACCGTAGGCTGGAAGTTTATCGACAAATATCTTGAAGGTATCCGCAAGGTAACGCCTGAAGATGTGAGCCGCGCTGCAAAGAAATATCTCATTGACGAACAAAAGACGACAGGCATTCTGATTCCGCTCGCAAAGGGAGTGGCGCAATGA
- a CDS encoding energy transducer TonB — translation MAIKRFLLISVALHAIILIGIYFLPEQKTRKAREFFTQLVTPEQAKSPEILPSPPAKPIPVPPDARPLPVVPKSLKPLPPVTKIPPKTSPSQDKPMVPGQGKDDGKPLPEGASPKPGKSEAHGDEPPEESSSKPGFLKSSSQASKREASNREKLFDINARGDAARKGDGAKKKNDQITFESQDYRYAGYMRKLKEKIESIWEYPPEASKKGLYGDLKISFTIRKDGRLGALELIRTSGYKMLDDAALKAIRDGEPYWPIPDSWGMDSYTINGHFFYTMFGYGIR, via the coding sequence TTGGCCATAAAAAGGTTTCTGCTTATTTCCGTAGCACTCCATGCGATCATCCTCATCGGCATATATTTTCTGCCGGAGCAAAAGACCCGTAAGGCGCGGGAATTTTTTACCCAACTCGTTACCCCTGAGCAGGCAAAAAGCCCTGAGATACTGCCTTCGCCGCCGGCAAAACCGATTCCGGTCCCGCCCGACGCCAGACCTCTTCCAGTCGTTCCCAAATCCCTGAAACCGCTGCCTCCTGTTACCAAGATTCCTCCAAAAACCTCGCCCTCACAGGATAAGCCTATGGTCCCGGGGCAAGGGAAGGACGACGGGAAGCCACTCCCCGAAGGAGCATCGCCAAAGCCTGGAAAAAGCGAGGCCCATGGCGATGAACCCCCTGAAGAGAGTTCTTCCAAGCCTGGCTTCCTCAAAAGCAGCAGCCAGGCAAGCAAGCGTGAGGCATCAAATCGGGAAAAACTTTTCGACATTAATGCGAGAGGCGATGCGGCTCGAAAAGGTGATGGTGCTAAGAAAAAAAATGACCAAATCACCTTTGAATCGCAGGATTATCGGTACGCCGGATATATGAGAAAACTGAAGGAGAAGATCGAGAGCATCTGGGAGTATCCGCCTGAAGCGAGCAAAAAAGGACTCTATGGAGACCTTAAAATCAGCTTCACTATCAGGAAGGATGGAAGGCTAGGGGCTCTGGAACTAATAAGAACTTCAGGATATAAGATGCTTGATGATGCAGCTCTCAAGGCTATCAGGGACGGCGAACCGTATTGGCCCATCCCTGATAGCTGGGGCATGGACTCCTATACGATCAACGGTCACTTTTTCTATACGATGTTCGGCTACGGCATCAGGTAG
- a CDS encoding Mov34/MPN/PAD-1 family protein translates to MRVYLSENAFIDLLLSSAEVYKKECLGFLLGYKLKDRYIVEHAYSLQTADRKPKGVVSLDRSHKQILPILERMDRLQIVGDFHSHTQFGPQKGLPRPSREDVDGMSADHVYLIIAINNLHKTMIWSENRDGTVSGTVGNFFFKIAAYYLAGPSSLRKAKIHCPFPPSF, encoded by the coding sequence ATGAGAGTCTATTTATCAGAAAACGCTTTTATAGATCTGTTGCTGAGTTCAGCAGAGGTGTACAAAAAAGAGTGTCTTGGTTTTCTGCTCGGCTATAAGCTGAAGGATCGTTATATTGTGGAGCATGCCTACAGCCTTCAGACTGCCGACAGAAAACCGAAAGGCGTTGTATCCCTTGACAGAAGCCACAAGCAGATCCTGCCTATTCTCGAACGGATGGACAGACTTCAGATTGTCGGGGATTTTCATTCCCATACGCAGTTTGGGCCTCAAAAGGGCTTGCCACGTCCCAGCCGGGAAGATGTTGATGGAATGAGCGCTGACCATGTGTACCTTATCATCGCGATCAACAACCTCCATAAGACCATGATATGGTCAGAAAACAGGGACGGAACAGTATCTGGCACGGTCGGAAATTTCTTTTTTAAGATCGCTGCCTATTACCTCGCAGGACCTTCTTCGCTCAGAAAGGCAAAGATTCACTGTCCTTTCCCCCCCAGTTTCTGA
- a CDS encoding universal stress protein, translating to MKLNTILFATDFSEGSKNALPYAVDLAKRYDAKLFFMHVIYDVARTTGWYVPHISVEEMYKDLEKGAKTELEKTFIEEMRGFKGIEHVVMKGIPYEEITKFAETNKIDLIVLATHGRTGLDRLLFGSTAEQVVRYAPCPVLSVRLPKHWE from the coding sequence ATGAAGCTCAACACAATCCTTTTTGCAACTGACTTTTCAGAGGGTTCAAAGAACGCTCTGCCGTATGCCGTGGATCTCGCAAAACGCTACGATGCAAAACTGTTCTTTATGCACGTCATTTATGACGTTGCCAGAACAACAGGATGGTATGTCCCTCACATCTCTGTTGAAGAAATGTATAAGGATCTCGAAAAAGGCGCGAAAACAGAGCTTGAGAAGACCTTTATCGAAGAGATGAGAGGGTTCAAGGGCATTGAACATGTTGTAATGAAAGGCATCCCCTATGAGGAGATCACCAAGTTTGCAGAAACAAACAAGATCGATCTTATTGTCCTGGCAACTCATGGCAGAACCGGCCTTGACAGGCTCCTTTTTGGCAGCACCGCAGAGCAGGTAGTACGCTATGCTCCTTGCCCTGTTCTGTCAGTACGCCTTCCTAAGCATTGGGAATGA
- the galT gene encoding galactose-1-phosphate uridylyltransferase → MKKTAPTELRKDPLLGRWIAVLSESAPPSEYRQELASERLSDKGCILCAGRESETAGEIMRIRNTSSTGASDAWWSRVIPHTNPVFTVEGDLGRRGEGMYDKMNGIGANEVIIESPYHNVQPENMGLEQMTRVVQTYRDRIADLEKDSRLRYTLIYKNHGISAGSHLDHPVSHLASTPVIPKRVKEELDGAKQYFAYKERCIFCDVMREELRVGSRVILETRHYAAFCPYASKFPFETWILPKRHNCAFQDIRPDELEDLALILSSAIKKLKALFPNISYNYFIHSAPNRVPRKDHWHTLGEDFHWHLEIMPRFLRTSGFEWGSGFYILPTSPEDAAKYLREV, encoded by the coding sequence ATGAAAAAAACTGCCCCCACTGAACTGAGAAAAGATCCCTTGCTGGGAAGATGGATAGCAGTACTCAGTGAGTCTGCTCCTCCCTCCGAATACCGGCAGGAACTTGCTTCTGAACGCCTCAGCGATAAGGGCTGTATTCTCTGCGCTGGCCGCGAGAGCGAGACGGCGGGAGAGATCATGCGCATTCGGAACACTTCGTCAACAGGCGCTTCTGATGCCTGGTGGAGCAGAGTTATTCCACACACCAACCCTGTCTTCACGGTTGAGGGAGACCTCGGCAGAAGAGGCGAGGGCATGTATGACAAAATGAACGGCATTGGAGCGAATGAGGTTATCATTGAATCACCTTACCATAATGTCCAGCCTGAGAACATGGGCCTTGAACAGATGACGCGCGTTGTCCAGACGTATAGGGACCGCATTGCAGACCTTGAAAAAGATTCCCGCCTGCGATACACCCTCATCTATAAAAACCACGGGATATCAGCCGGCAGCCATCTCGATCATCCCGTTTCTCACCTTGCCTCCACACCGGTAATCCCCAAGAGGGTCAAGGAAGAGCTCGATGGCGCCAAACAGTATTTTGCCTATAAGGAGCGATGCATCTTCTGTGATGTCATGCGCGAGGAGCTGAGGGTCGGCAGCAGAGTAATTCTCGAAACGCGCCATTATGCGGCGTTCTGCCCTTATGCATCAAAGTTTCCCTTTGAGACATGGATACTGCCGAAAAGACATAACTGCGCATTCCAGGATATTCGTCCAGACGAACTTGAAGACCTGGCTCTCATCCTCTCTTCTGCAATAAAAAAACTGAAGGCACTCTTTCCGAACATTTCGTATAATTACTTCATACATTCTGCACCAAACAGGGTTCCCCGAAAAGACCATTGGCACACCCTCGGGGAGGACTTTCACTGGCACCTTGAGATCATGCCGCGGTTCTTAAGAACAAGCGGATTTGAATGGGGATCAGGCTTTTATATTCTGCCGACATCACCTGAAGACGCAGCCAAATACCTTAGGGAGGTTTAA
- a CDS encoding type III pantothenate kinase — MLIATDIGNSSITIGYFLDNGLFMQRIPTHPLKGEDEYKLLLLSYMKENNIAKSAINGIISSVVPSHTNVFRKVLKGLSGEGKTNILVLDSTLSAIGFRISAPEQLGTDRIANATAAFSLFQGPAAIIDFGSATTITVVDGQGCYIGGSIMPGIGLMNDSLGAKTSKLKQVELKEPESVLGKDTTGCILSGLLIGTAGAVERLIEEMETETGLMFNTIVTGGYSFLVNNFIKRPHLLKPELTLEGLKILYEKNCPH, encoded by the coding sequence ATGCTTATTGCAACAGACATCGGCAACTCCTCGATAACTATAGGTTATTTCCTGGACAATGGCCTTTTTATGCAGCGTATTCCGACCCATCCCTTAAAGGGAGAGGACGAATATAAGTTGTTATTGCTTTCATACATGAAAGAAAATAATATAGCAAAATCAGCTATCAACGGTATAATATCATCAGTAGTCCCGAGCCATACTAATGTTTTCAGAAAAGTCCTGAAAGGGCTTTCAGGAGAAGGAAAAACCAACATCCTGGTTCTTGACAGTACTCTTTCGGCAATAGGGTTTAGAATATCTGCTCCTGAACAACTCGGGACAGACAGGATAGCAAATGCAACAGCGGCTTTTTCTCTTTTTCAAGGGCCGGCTGCGATAATAGATTTTGGCTCTGCAACGACGATTACGGTTGTCGATGGGCAAGGCTGTTATATCGGAGGCTCGATCATGCCGGGCATAGGCCTTATGAATGACTCTCTTGGAGCAAAGACTTCGAAGCTCAAACAGGTTGAGCTTAAAGAGCCTGAATCAGTCCTTGGAAAGGACACGACAGGCTGCATACTGTCAGGGCTATTAATAGGCACGGCAGGTGCTGTTGAGAGGCTTATTGAAGAGATGGAGACGGAAACAGGACTGATGTTCAATACGATAGTAACGGGAGGATACAGTTTCCTGGTCAATAATTTTATCAAAAGGCCTCATCTCCTTAAACCGGAACTGACCTTAGAGGGATTAAAGATACTCTATGAAAAAAACTGCCCCCACTGA
- a CDS encoding biotin--[acetyl-CoA-carboxylase] ligase yields the protein MSESVLSLLQGADDIISGQDISNRLGISRAAVWKKILALRNKGYIIEALPSKGYCLKSAPDLGEDYLRLNSRSDLWKRLIVHDSVESTNDLAMSLVTKGEIAPGTVLVADHQTRGKGRLGRTWESPAGKNIYITLIIRPELEPRDTTMLTIVAAVAGALTLQKSCNIAVSIKWPNDLVMSDKKLGGILTEVRADPDRVAVAVIGIGMNVNMNAGNLPEVIKDTATSVKIETGKNHRRNKIILQLLREFEKWYGILKKEGKKPLLDAWRTNSSTLGRKIKVIMRDDTWSGIAEDIDENSMLILRMHSGERKTISSGDISFLS from the coding sequence ATGTCTGAATCGGTTCTCAGTCTGCTCCAGGGTGCTGATGATATCATTTCCGGTCAGGACATCAGCAACCGTCTGGGGATATCGCGAGCTGCGGTATGGAAGAAAATTCTTGCACTCAGAAATAAAGGGTATATCATCGAGGCATTACCTTCAAAGGGCTATTGCCTTAAAAGCGCACCGGACCTCGGCGAGGATTACCTGCGTCTGAATAGCAGAAGCGATCTCTGGAAGAGACTCATTGTTCATGATTCAGTTGAGTCCACAAATGATCTTGCCATGTCTCTTGTGACCAAAGGTGAAATTGCGCCGGGCACAGTGCTTGTGGCTGACCACCAGACAAGAGGCAAGGGCAGGCTCGGCAGGACATGGGAGTCTCCGGCCGGCAAGAACATCTATATAACCCTGATAATCCGGCCTGAACTTGAGCCGAGGGATACGACCATGCTTACTATTGTCGCTGCAGTGGCAGGAGCTTTGACATTGCAGAAGTCATGTAATATTGCCGTATCGATCAAGTGGCCGAATGACCTGGTTATGTCCGATAAGAAACTGGGCGGGATATTGACCGAGGTACGTGCGGACCCTGACAGGGTAGCAGTCGCCGTTATCGGTATTGGGATGAACGTGAACATGAACGCCGGAAATCTTCCCGAAGTAATAAAGGATACTGCAACATCTGTAAAAATTGAGACTGGGAAAAATCATCGGAGAAACAAGATCATTCTTCAACTGCTAAGGGAGTTTGAAAAATGGTATGGCATTCTAAAAAAAGAGGGGAAGAAGCCTTTGCTCGATGCATGGAGAACAAACTCTTCCACGTTGGGCCGAAAGATCAAAGTCATCATGCGGGATGACACTTGGTCAGGCATTGCTGAAGATATTGATGAAAATAGTATGCTCATTCTGAGAATGCACTCCGGCGAACGAAAAACTATCAGTTCTGGAGATATTTCATTTCTATCTTAG
- a CDS encoding MBL fold metallo-hydrolase, translated as MGKNIHWLGHDTFKITGEKVLYTDPFKVKTADHADIILITHEHRDHCSPDDIKMLQGPNTVIVAPVDCAAKLKGNIKIVKPGDKLDISGIKIEVVPSYNTNKQFHTKDRGWVGYIFTISGERIYLAGDTDYIPEMKTFRADIALLPVSGTYVMTAEEAVQAALDIKPRTAIPMHYGSIVGSADDARKFAEKLKGKIFVEILPEE; from the coding sequence ATGGGTAAGAACATCCACTGGCTCGGCCATGACACCTTTAAAATAACAGGCGAAAAAGTTCTCTACACCGATCCATTTAAGGTAAAAACGGCTGACCATGCCGACATAATCCTGATCACCCATGAGCATCGTGACCATTGCTCGCCTGACGATATCAAGATGCTCCAGGGGCCGAACACAGTCATAGTTGCGCCAGTTGACTGCGCTGCCAAACTTAAGGGCAACATCAAGATCGTTAAGCCTGGAGATAAGCTTGATATTTCCGGCATCAAGATAGAGGTTGTGCCCTCATACAACACCAATAAGCAGTTCCATACAAAAGACAGGGGTTGGGTCGGGTATATCTTTACCATATCCGGTGAGCGCATATACCTTGCGGGTGATACTGACTACATTCCAGAGATGAAAACGTTCAGGGCAGACATTGCGTTGCTCCCTGTATCAGGGACGTACGTTATGACGGCTGAAGAGGCTGTTCAGGCTGCGCTTGATATCAAGCCCAGGACTGCTATCCCCATGCATTATGGCTCCATCGTTGGCTCTGCAGATGACGCCAGGAAGTTTGCGGAAAAACTGAAGGGTAAGATTTTCGTAGAGATTCTCCCTGAAGAATAA